attaattaagagaGTAACTTTTTGGAAAACTTTATACTTATGTGCAtacaaattttgttacatacatattttgggaacataaatataaataattagtgaGGTAAAGTATTTACATatggtttttttatatcaagaatcaacattaagataaattttacgaTTAGGTAATTTTCAACTATAGATAATACTTCATGGTAAAGCTGAGTATAATAATGCAAAGTTCATGATACAATAGTTTGGTATCcgattgaaattttaagttatagaCATTTCAAGATTCTTCCTCCATATAAGATTGATTTTAAGAATTCTATTGACACTAATAGGAAatagggatttttttttaaattcttcttATTGGCTGTAACATTACTCTagattaaaaatctaattagaCATCAAGTAGGTAGGtaaacgaataaataaatgtctgtTTTTATCCCATctgatttataacaaaaaaaaaaaatgtgctttccgaatttttttttaatgtccgatgaaaatatttgtacgcTTACGTACTTTTAGACTATATTAATAGACTCGTTTCTAGGTACATACACCTGTATGACAATAAGTTTTGCACATAACCTATTGCAATACAATACGGTGGGCTGCTAATCATCTACAAAATACGAAATCATAGTAGACGGTCCTTTTAATTCaaggttattttttatctataaaactaaataaactaCAAAGGAAACCCCAGATATGTTTcacctacatatatattgaagCGTAATTAATCAActgagaattatttaatagtctcttggttgttgttttttaatccactacaataaaaagagacttaatatttttttgtaacaaacacTAATAATACACGTAAAACATTGATTTTCCTTTGTGATAACGTCTTTAACGAAGAATGTTTAACTGAGATAacgaaaaaaacttaaaattaaaatgtgataTGGAATAAATGATGGTACCTTAAGGCGCCGAGTAACAATCGCAAAGCTCTCATGTTAAACACATAAAAGTCTCTCGTTAAGGAAATCGTAtgtatagtttaatatatatatattataaaacaataaagcaTATTTCCTACttgatagtaaaaaaaatattagaataagtCAATGATTGTAATAAACGATTTCAAccaagtatttatatataataaatacaagagCAACAAAATTAACTTCGTTTTCATAGGTAAGACACATCGCATTGCGCTAAGCAGAGTATattctacatataataaaatttaataagaaaaatcgcCCAAAAAGAATTCGCTGCTTCTGCAGTAATTAGCAATGTGATATGTCCTTCCTTACCTACAACGACACAGGAGTCTACCGAAGTGCCAGCCCTATTATAAagacgaataaaaataattacaaaatagtaacagtataaaactaataatcaattaataagtaaacaGATAAATACCACAACCAGCCAGCCTCGACGCCCGAAGACAAATCGTGTCCAATTGTAAAGCCAGTCATCGTACGGGTCCGGATATAATGGTCGTTTAAATTTCAGCGGGTTGAGGTTTTCGGGTGTGGGTCCTCATGTGTCTCGTGATCATGTCTCTGCGGCAGGCTGCGTATGGGCAGGCCGGGCAGCGGTAAGGTTTCTCGCCGGTATGGGTGCGCTGGTGCGTGGCGAGATGATCTGATCGCGAGAATACTTGACCGCAGGCCGAGCAAGAGTACGGCTTAACGCCACTGTGCAGCCGTGCGTGCCGCGTCAACATGTCGGAGCGGGCGAAACGTCGCCGGCATATCTCACACTCGTATGCGCGGGCCGCCTCCGGAGGCCTGTCCCTGTGTCGCGAGGCCACATGCTTGGCGAGGCGGTCGTGAACGGCGAAAGTTTGACCGCACGTGTTACACATGTAGCCGCTGGTCTCATTGGCGACTTTCGGCGTCTCCGATTTCAAGGAGAGATCGAGAGGTGCGTCTTCTGACTTGGCCTCGTTGCAGTTGGAGTCGAGCATGAGCCAGCGAGGGTAGTGGTTGTTGTTGCGTATCTGAACGGCGAGTTTGTCTAGTAAACGTGAAAGCCGACGACGTTTATGCATGTACTTGGGGTTGTGAGAAACCGATGCTGTTTCCGCCATGCTAGCCGCGAAGCCGCTGGTGCCTTCTCCGAGCCCTAGCGGCCCTAGCGGTGCATGCCAACCTggtgaaaaataaacacatttttatacaagaaACCACAacgtacattttaattttcattcaatatattcACCGtctatataagaaataacattttgaacATAAGTGAAAACTTTCGATGTCAGTTTAAAGCAACACGTCTCTTTGTAGCAATTAAAACTACGCGACTGGACATCCAACAACAGTCCTTAATGTTTGAGGGCAGGTgatgttttttcattatttactgAACGAGATGACAAAACATAGGCAAATAGCGATAATGTATTGCACCTTTGATCCATCTGTTCGTTGAATGGGTTCGACCCTTATCCTTAAAGCCCGATTGGTACtgcgaaaatgtttttagacCAATGAGATCCCTTCTGCGGCGGTACAAAAGAAATCCCCCAAAGTTTGAGGTATGGATTTGAGCGCGATTATGTCTTTAAGGCGTTGCTAATAGAGTTTTTGTGAAATAGGACGAAGGGGTCGAAGAAATGTAAGTCGATCTGTTGCTATGAGGCAGGGCTTCCAACGACGGATACGCTATATGTTTGACTCGATGTTTACTTTCATATAGAGACACTGATTTGTGTCATTGCGATATATCTATgaggttttatttacaaaacatagGACATAGGAATtgtatagttaataaaattaaatttagttctTCCGAAATGTGAAGGAATTGTTTTTATCAGCTACTTTTTCTGAGGAGGTATTTTATTCTATCAGAGTTCTTAAGACTTCTAGAGTGAGTTAGTTTAACATCGAGACGTAGACCTCGAATTCTTATGTCACGAGGTCAGGTTATGAAAAACCTTACAGTGATTGGTCTcacgtataataatatataatttattcagtcGTTATGACGAACTATATTCAATTAGGgagataaataagaaaaatgtacTTTTACTCAATAATTTAACGTTCTAAAGTTATAGCGTATGTGCGCTTGTTGGTAATCAGTACGTACTTCTAATACGGGCATGTTCTAGACAACATTTGAGCTTAAATTTGAAAGCAGTAGGTATTAGATATATCAAAGCAACTATTCGGCGGTCTGTTGGTTAGTTGTTAGTTAGTTTAACTTATTTCAAAACAGAAACTGTGTACTACAATACAGTAAATTTACTTGAATGTTGCACCTTGTTAgcatatttacaaatattaggCACTCGTGTATATACAATTGAAGCGCAtgtagattaatttatttaattatatacaagaattattatttatacacgaCTATTTAAAACGAAGAGTTTTATTAGAAGTAAAAGAAACACAGATAACATAcgtaacagaaaaaaaaataaaaggaaaaaaaattcaacatacatatttcacaTCCAGTGAGACGATATCAAAATGAACGAGCACAAGTCCTTAATCAGAACGGCTATCTGGTTGTAATATTCGCATTGTCTTTATACAACATATTTGTAACGAAGATGCACTCAGAACGAGATCCGTTGCGTACAGTGAACGGTGAGGTCGGGCCGGGCGTGAGACCGCGAACCGGTCGCCTCCTCCCCGCACTAGCATCCGAATGGACATTCGTTAACAGAGCTGGTGGGCACGCGTTCTACGTCCATCTGCATGAACGCGTCGCGGACGACTGACAACCGCCCCCATACCACCTGCCGATTGCCCAACAGAATGTCTTCGCGAAAATAGCGCCTCGGATGTCAAGGCGATTACCGCCGTGGCTACGCGTATGCGCATGCCGCTGTACTAGGTTTCATATTTccttattagttattatgGTGTGAAAAAAAGGAaagacaaattatttttttcaaaaaaatatattacttttgtcTACGgaagataaaattttcaaacttacaagttttataactataaaaaaaaaaaaaaaaacttaaaagccTTTAAATGTGCAAAATCTTCTATTAACTTTCTTGTGTCCGAACTATCTACGATTTCATGTTCAATTGAAAGTATTGCTAGAAAACTCAGTCTTTGCTGGTGCATTGTTGAtcttgaatagtttttttgtaatttataattaagaaaaagacCTTCCACCAGATGCAACTGAGACCGTTGATGTAAGTAACTTAGCTAATAACTTACTAACTTACTTACTTAGCTAGTAACCCTTAACGCTATTGCTGTGTTCGATGATGTAAAAATTAAGTCATCggtcaaaatatattgtaatagagTTTGCGGATCACTAGATTGCCTTTGTACAAAATGCAACTTTAATGGAATGATGtcttcaaataaaagtaaatcgATTCCGTCCATGTCTGATTCTCCGCTAGAATCATATTTAAGTTTCAGATTTAAATctttacaatgttttattaactcAACattggaataattaaataagttgttgCCAAAAAAGCCAAGTACGTcggaaaatgtttttaactcGTCGAACCTATCCTTTAAACAAGTTACCGTTTGATCTAggattctaaaataaaactatactcTGTATTTGATTTTGTGGTCTACTATAACTTCGTTAATGTGTTCCCAATTAAATTGTGTTGATTTTCTTCTTGGACGAATTTTATTCACTGGTGGGAAATCTTTTTCTACGTTGAGTCCGTGAGCCACTTTAGAAGCTTCTGCTAATGCCGTTCCAGAGTGTTCGGACGTGCGATATTCTGTAACCCTATCAATCAACTTATTGATCAAATTTATGCAGGTTCGAGTGTGCATTGTAGGGCTCTGCATATTTTGCTCAgagaattaatttcttttaaaatatccaaCCAAATTATTACCGAGCAAATCTATAACATTGAAGGTTTAAAGCAAGCGAATGAGCCTTATGGGTTGTAGTACAATCCCACTCCGACGAACCACCAGATACCTCCAGCAAAGCCTGGAATACTTTTTCAGAGTTATGCCGTAATGGTTTAAGTTAATCGATTCTGTTGGACCATCAATTTGCACTCAAAGCTTTTTATTTCGAATACGGTAAATGTCTGCGAATTATCTACCACCTTTATGTAGATGATGAAAAGAAaacgtaaatttaatattcgagATTTAAAAGCCCTTTGGTTATTGTTGCTTAATATTTGTACAGTTATCTTTGTGATATTTAAGTCAATAAACAAGTTAGGTCGTGCCTACCGTAATTACGATTTCTGCACACTTCTGCTTTATTCTTACGGATAATTCAGTATATATATggatattgaataataattacactacacaagttaaaatatcattcaacTGAGCCGAGAaatcatatacaaaataattgaagGAAGCTCAAAGGGGATTCCCGTTTTTCGTCGAATGTCAGATGACGTTTGCCATCTTAGTTTTTACGGATGCCGATAGAAGGcggttatattttcttatactaTGAATATTATGACAATGACTTGAATAAGACAAGATAGAAGTCACTCAATTTGCCGCCCCCTAGGCGTGCCGTCCTCGTGCAGTGCACGCTTTGCACGCTCGCTTCCGGCGGGCCTGTTCACGATGTACCatgttcattataaataagagaTCTACAGCTATTTGGTAATGGTTATATGACACATTGACATTAACAAGGtgtcaacttttttttaatttaacttctcaaaagtatttattttgtagagGAAATTTCATAAGAATCTATCGCGAAGTGAtctattccatttttaaaatagtagatacatatatttatatatatatataattatttattcatatttaaatctgtCTAATtagtcattaatatttatattgatagttAATTAGTTCTAGTCAGTTTAAAATAGGGAACAACGTTTTAAGCCGATGttgtttattctataaattttataatctgtttaaaaataactcaagaATTTCCATCAGGttgtttattacataaattttttaatccgCTGTTGTttcttacataatttttttaatccgattaaaattatctgaaaGATTCCATAACGAACGTCGCAGGACAGAATATAagttagaatttaatttaaagtcatGCGGCtaagagaaaaaataattcactaACAAACTTATACTTCCGTAAGATTAAGTTAGAACTTCATTAGAGTCCTAAACATTCACTTCATATAACCTATTCGAGACCCGGCCGTCGCAAGCTTTCGCATcacaagataaattaaaaataaaattgttcactGAAAATCATTCCCGTTTTCACgacttaaatgttaaatattaataaaaaaaacattaatgaatccaaagaatcaaaataatataaaacaaatttatgaaaacattttcaaacagAACGATATTAATGGcacaaaacgaataaaaactCACCAGACATGTTCAAGCTTCTAATGTCAGATTTTTGAGAATCGAACAGAGcttgcattttaattttcaatactaaCGTTATCCAATACACAAACACAAACTTATACCACCgggttcaaaaaaaaaaactttcagcGGAATTTCCGATGTAGCACGCGCGATGTCCTCACAACGAATGAGTCCCGTTATATGAAATCAGTGCTAgggtagaaaaataataaaagcaagttttattattgtgtaaTACGCGATGAAGTTAAGAAGGGTCCGAAATCTACGCAGATGGAGACTCGTGAGAAAGAAGGCGGTATAGCAACCCTATGGTTACAGCTGTCTTTGTTAAAGTCGTGGGTGTCTTAGCGCGTCCTGATAAGACCCTCTAATCTAttgactataaattttaaaactgtataatGATctcgatattattattattcaattgtatatatttctgtgaTTATCTTTCTTTATTGTACGATTGGATggtactatttatttatctgtgtAAACCGTCATTGCTTAGGGTCattctttttttgaaaattaatacttttaatgcaAACTTCTttctttaaagtatatatttctacGCATGTTTCTGTGCGCATCTTCGCACTTGCGATATATTTAcactatttttcattttctggTAGCTTTGGATGCGAATATTTTTAGCGATTAAccattatattagtatatgtTTAGAGGATTTTTGTTTCCATTAAACTAACTGTATCAAACTTcagattttacttttaaatgtagGTATTTAAGTTAAGATAGGTACGGTAATGGGTAACgcaatttgttatttgtatgacgtaaagaaaatgtttgtttcgcattcgttaaataaagaaattgtaaGGATAGCATATTGAGGTCTGCTATACAACAtcaaacgtatatatatatatatatatatatatatatatatatatatatataacatttaatgaaattcatGTCTATTTGTCTACCTGTTCTAGGTAATTTCTGAAATCGGTGGGCCAATTTTGTCAGGTAATTCACTAGCCGATAACTAAGTAAAGTAATACGGAATAActggtatttatttttgttttcttattgtttaaacgtagagataaaaattataaacaaacccGCTCTGACGAACTCGTGGGCAGAgctaatataatacaaaatataagtgaGTTAATTACAACACGCGTACAAATGTAAGCCCGAAATTGAATAGTTTATGCAAATGATGTTCAAAATGAACAtttctgtattatatatttttgttttaatatatcatttattaagttacttccatataaatatgataccgtttttttttaaatttataactaagaATCCGTCGAAGGTTTGACTTCATGTTcttacgttttttattaataaggaaGTTTGTTTAGTTATCGATCGAGAACCTGTAAGAGTTATTATGATTGTAGAcatgtttttatgtttgttatgaGAGGATTTGATTTGAGTCGAAGCTATTAAGTGTAATTCAGATCAGACCTATGAATACAATACATATCATGTACATGCGAATGTCGAGTTAGCCTATAAGTGGGGTGTACAATTAATgcatgtaacaaattaaataatttagtgttaattaagactaagaactaaaattgtatacaacgttggcttcctatttaaataaataaataaataaataaatacaaaaaaaaaaaaatcaaacgaaATACTCATCAacatatttgttacatttcataattaatttcattactcTTAGATCATTGTATTGgaattttccttttaatgaaattttttgccGCAATAAAAAGTACCTCATCACGGAAAAGTATCTCAACAACATTGATATCTATGGTCGAAATACATTTGTGTACACGCCTTTGtgtttcacaatattaaataactaaatacgtatgtcacaaaataaaattaattcgtatttcaataattaaaatttaattttacgaaTTGATTTCGcatgaaaatatttcgttttatattaacaaataattcatattttatattataattaaacataatccgattatattatattaatatatgaagaaaacatataaatttaagtgaaaTGATTTCACTGAAATTACCGTACAGATTTAattcaacattatataattattcagaTACTTGCTCTGTACATTATTATGAACCTGCTATTAATTTTGGCGggattatgtattatatttttaatgtcaaaagtTAGCAATGGTTTACTATTAGGGAGCCGAAGTACCCTGGCGCGTTCAGGACTCTCACGGTGAGCTTTTGACACCTGGTCGAATTGTGAGTGATGTTTCAGtatcgatataaaaaaataagtttacatCACTAGcgttttaaatcatattaattaatgttaatttaacagTCGTagctatattattttcctCGGGATTCCATACTGGTTCAGTAAAACCTTATAGGTGATAATAGAATAGACTAAAAATAGATACTAGCGGTACTCCTGGTATGTTTTCTCTGTATTTGTCAACTAATATCTTAGAGGCCGTGAGAATCTTACCCCTATACCGTTTTGCAAATCGCCCTCCGCCTGCTAAAAGTGTGTCCTAGGCGTTAGGGGAAAGATTTCCCACGATTCACACCTGCATGTGCCCTCCGCCTTACTGCTAATAATACCTTGACTGGTCAGATTTTACTGTTATTCATTCCACACGAGCGACGGAACCCTAAATTTACGATATTATcacctattaatattttttgtttgtttgttttccaTATTTCGCGACAATTGTATTTCGTTAAAAACTAAGATGATTGACTTCAAAGCTgcgtttagaaaaaaaaaaaaaacaggaaataacgaaacttttattttatgaaacaacaGTAATTCCgtctattttaatttccgTCTTGCGGAAATATGCACATTACTAGTCGTAAAGccttttttcaataaataactttgagTGCAGTAATGAGTACCTAAAATACGCCaccttataatatatgaattacttatattttataacaagacATGAGTTGGGGTAGCGaatgccaaaaaaatatagacgaCTAGCGGTATAAAAAGGTGATTTCCGGTAAAGACAAACAAATCTAATTATCATGCATACTACGATGTGTATTAACTTATCGAAATAATTGCGAAAATTGCCTAATATGGAGGGTAAGGATAATATCTGACAATAAACATTCCAAAATTGAATAGTTCCATTCTTGGCACTatgtaaaaaagataaaaaatagtataaaattataaatatatatataaattttttaataaataatttgaacgaaaaatacgttttatcGTATTAATGAAccatatttattcttaagatTAAACTGTGTTGTATAATctgcataatttttaaaagcattttcaaTCAAATCATGAATATACATCCATACGGTAAGCGTGGGAATAACACggtatagataaatataagcaATGTATCGATAGTGAATgcttatcaattaaatttagattGCAATACAGGTAGGCGAGTTTGTTATCTATTtgtctacatatattttgtatgaacaGCATTGAATCcacagagaaaaaaatataatgttacagCGGAGTCTTTTAAGCATTTGCTTCCTTGTAATAATCATATCTTATCCTCAGGGTTCATCCGTCtccacaaatatttaaatctattttgtttcaaacaaaatttactcAAATCCAGCCGGACGGTGCGAACTACAAGTAGATAAGTATTAggtaaacatttacatttttaacacagatcctattaaaataaacgaatagtaaaattatatacgtaggaattttaaaagtaatgaatttgtttataaacaaaacccTCACGAATCAATGTATTCGCTTCAAACTCTTTTTCTCAGGCAGATTTTCGGAGCTTACAAAGGATCGTCATGATAAATTACGCTACACATAAAGCAGTGATTGTTATaggaatatatttgtaataataataattatataattgggGCTCTTGAACCGTTATACGATTTTCTTTTGATTCTTCCCCCTGTCTTGCGTGGGGCTGAGTGGCGGGGGATACCCACGACAATATTCTCACGTGGAAATTTTTAAGTACGACTCACAGATGctcgtattattattattatattttgaacagtTACAATTACTTCCATTTGATTAAAATCagtgttcaataaaatattgttctgaCTAAATATCGGTTAGGGTACCTAGGTTTAAAACGCAATAACACTTGATCTATcggaaactttattaaaaaatgcaatataaaatgaatatttttatgaacactACTAGTTTTAGTgaaatattcgtttcataacAACTCGAGAATAGACGGAAGTCGAATTAAAACTCAATATACCTGGCCCTGTTCAGTCATCTAGATATTTTATGATTGAAAGTATTGCctgttcaaaaaaataatatattttatgatatccgtacacaaaatatgttttatgagcTAACCTGTcaatcatttttgttttttagtttgATTTTTTGGTCCCATATGTTGCTTTTAAAGGAATTTATAGCATTCCTAATTAAGATTTCACAAGTAATCTATAAATGGACTGCGTCTTAGCGGCCGCCAGACAATTATTTTGGTCTAATCTAAATCTACTCAGTTGCCACAAGTCAATTGCATTTCGAGTAGGtatgttttaacaatattttaaacaactcCTACACAGTAAGTATACCTTAATTGGAAAATTTAGAGGGATGTCCGCGATAcaaagagaaataaatgtaagatAAGTATAGCGAATGTTCCACTATTCACCTAAAACGCGAACAGTCATATcaattgtaacaattaaatttaaataattcgcATATAAACTgtgtacttatataaaaaatcaattaatttcgaatatatattttttttatattttgagtttttgttataataacatcATTAGTTTGGTACTTGTAAGTTTGAaacagataaattatttaaacgcGACCGTTATTTCTTTAGCGTAATTAATTACGTACCTTCATAGTACATTCCTATAACACATAACTtcaatacttattattataattatatatatttaaatacttttcattaaaaaaattacatgcaAGATgttgttcattatttatttgtttggtacCAACATTATGGTGACTTTATCCAATAGCTcatagtttgatattaaaacaattctaacCTTTGAAAGTTACATACtcattaatgaatatattaagaaacgtAAAGCAACAAAATCCTGGCGTATTCTTCAAACAAACGTTAAGAATTGCACGTATTTGAAACTTAGGTgtgcattataatatatcttgcTTTTTCGTGAGCGTGTTCACGGTATTACGATTTTAGATTGTATTTACCTAGTAATTAGGTCCAATATACCTCGAATTAGAAGCTGCTTGAAGGCCGACAAccctattttaaaattgatcaGTTAGGTGAAGATAAGTGAATGAATAATACCATGTTTCTAATATGGgtgaaatagaatataaatacggGACTAAGGTCGAAGAACGTTCAGTAATCTAAATATGGTCCAAAGATTCTGTGATTAAAGAATTTCGtttctatattattgttatgatgTCACTGTGAAGTATATTGCAAATATAACAGAATTGCTGCGGTTGATGAGGGTGAAAACTAAAtttcattgataaataaacttataaaaccaattttatgaccaatatttaaaatatttactgctttaataaaatctgtttaaGAACGTTTTAGTACTAATTATCACGGAATCAAATAGTATTCTAAGAAATACTTTAACCCCACTAGTTAACTGAAAATCCCATGAAATAGTCGATTTATAAGACACTTTCAAAAATGACataaaagttgttttattttttaattgtaatcatttaaattatttaattaatttaaattttccttcTCAATTTTTTGCACCtaattaagtacatatatcGATAATATCTTTactagaataaattaaaatattttacaaaattattaccgttttaaaattaaatatacacgaatcaaattaaattcatagaatggatattttatatatcaaatatcaatAGTTGTTTCTTATTCCAGGAACGTCTTGTAGTATTTTAAaggaagtttaatttaaatgtcagtaggaacatattttctattccTATCGTATTccaagttataaatttttaattgctttaagTTATTGAGCGGGTTTTTCACTTGAGTGGCTTTAAAACGACTTTgcctataataatttataatgaatccaggacaaaaaaataaataaatctaatgaTGGAAGGTTTCTTTCActgatttttatgatattaaaaaggaatatatttatttgcatgtaataatttatttattttggtgcaaaaataataatatgtaataaaacgttatattaaataaatacgaatatgtaatataatgcttatatttatagtaactaTTTAGTAGCCACTAAGTATAGGAAATAATTAGacagtttgtttttaatttttatttagtccattttttatacaaatatttacaaattatttatataagtaggggatattttcttatttaatgtaagtttattttaagtaggtaatatatattttttgtctagaAGTGCTGTCATTGAAACTTGACATTATGCCAGTGGGTGACCAAATCAAAGTTATTGATTTTTCTTGTACCTGGAAGTAGAACATTCCGTGTCTTTTGATTCTGAAAAGAGAAATACACTTACAGATAAAGATGTCTAGTAAATTGCAGGAAGCTCAAGAACACTGCAAGGCTGCCGAAAAATTGTAAGTACAACATTAAatgttttggtttttatttgttattttcatgtttttagAACTGCTGCATCTAAAATTTGCATGGCGAATTTGTACCTGAGCGACTTAATAACTTCTAAGTACTTTAACGTATAAAGAAATAGACCtttgtgtaatttaattttatatcaagatAAAACTTTGTTGTTTTGCTCTAAtggtgtataaaataaaataactacaaGTAAATGTCTTaaacttttgaa
This Danaus plexippus chromosome Z, MEX_DaPlex, whole genome shotgun sequence DNA region includes the following protein-coding sequences:
- the LOC116777316 gene encoding zinc finger and SCAN domain-containing protein 22-like isoform X2; protein product: MAETASVSHNPKYMHKRRRLSRLLDKLAVQIRNNNHYPRWLMLDSNCNEAKSEDAPLDLSLKSETPKVANETSGYMCNTCGQTFAVHDRLAKHVASRHRDRPPEAARAYECEICRRRFARSDMLTRHARLHSGVKPYSCSACGQVFSRSDHLATHQRTHTGEKPYRCPACPYAACRRDMITRHMRTHTRKPQPAEI
- the LOC116777316 gene encoding zinc finger and SCAN domain-containing protein 22-like isoform X1; this encodes MQALFDSQKSDIRSLNMSGWHAPLGPLGLGEGTSGFAASMAETASVSHNPKYMHKRRRLSRLLDKLAVQIRNNNHYPRWLMLDSNCNEAKSEDAPLDLSLKSETPKVANETSGYMCNTCGQTFAVHDRLAKHVASRHRDRPPEAARAYECEICRRRFARSDMLTRHARLHSGVKPYSCSACGQVFSRSDHLATHQRTHTGEKPYRCPACPYAACRRDMITRHMRTHTRKPQPAEI